The sequence AGGAGTTCCCGGATGAGGAGGTCCGTGTCCAGGCGTTGCGGAAGCTCCTTGTGGTAGCCCCGGACCCAGCGTTTCCCTCCCACCAGGAAATACGGGATTCCGCGTTTGCCAGTGCCCGCCTCCAACCGCTCGGCGGCGCCTTCCTCTGATTCGATGTCCACCTTTGGGATTTGGAGGCCCTGCTCCGCCAGCCACCTGTCCAGGCGGCGGCAGTCGCCGCACCAGGGGGCCGAGTAGATTTGCAGGTCCAGTCCTGCGAGGGGGGAGGCATTAACCATGGGTCGATCCTATATGCTCAATTGGCTATAAAAGCATGTTTTTGGAAATTCCGCAATACCTTTCGTGCGCCAAGGCATCCATTGGAGCCGTCCGGGCTCAAGGCTGCGTCGGACCGACGCGGACTTGTGGCCAGCTCGCATGCGTAAGCGGCATAAATCAATCGTCTTAGATTCTGTCAGCCGGTTTCGAACGGACCACTGCGTCCGGCGTCGGCCATTGCGGCGCCCGCGTTCCTCCCTCAATCTAGAACATTCGCGGAGAAAACACATGAAGCAGGCGACCTCGAGCAGCAAAGCCATCCCACAGCACCTGGCCCCTTTCGCTCTTGCCCCCATCCTGGCGCTGGCCCTTGGCTGCGGAATCGGTTCCCGCGATTCCAGCCCCGTGGTGGCGAATGTGGCTGGGCAGAAGATCACCCAAAAGGAATTCGAAGGGATTGTCCGCGCCTTGGCCCCTAAGCAATCGGACGCCGACATGCTGCTCACGGATCCCAAATTGAAGGAACGCCGCAATCAGTGGGTCGGCAGCCTGGCCGAACAGAGGGCCTTGATCGAGCTGGGCAGGCTGGAAGGCCTGGACAAGGATGTGAAGGTCCGCCTCCAGGCGGAATCGGCCATGGCCGATGTCTACAAGCGCGCCCTTATCGAAAAACGTGCGGCGGCCACCGCCGCGCCGGAAGCGGAACTGCGCAAGATCTACGATGAGGCGGTCGCTAAGCAGAAGGCGGCGGGCGGCACCCAGCCACTCCCGCCCTTCGAGGCCGTGCAGGCGGAGCTCACCCAAGCCTGGCAGCAAAAACAGCAGGCCCAGGCCCAGGAAAGGTTGGTCAAGGATATGAAGGAGCGTGTGCCAGTGTCCTACGGCGAGGGGTACCAACCCAACCAGATGGGCGGGAACTGACAGGCGCTTCCGCCAGATGGAAAGGATCCTCGAAAGGGGGCCTTTCCATCCGGTATTTGGGGATGGAATTTCGGCGAGCAGGCAGTCTTGAAGGAGTCCAAACTGACGCTGCCTGCCTGCAGTGGATCCCCATGATGAGCAAGTCCCTCGAAATGCCCCGCCAAGTCCAGGGACCAGCTGCCTCCGGGCAGGCCCGGCGTACCGGCCGGCGATCCCGATGAGCTCGATCCAAGGATGGTACGCCCGCCTGGAACAAGCCTGGGGCGGGTCCATCCGCCGCAGGCTGGTGTGGTCCTTTTCGCTGGTTTCCATGGCCATCATCCTCGGCAGCGGCCTGCTCCTGTATTCGTTGCAGAGGGATTTCCTTTACGCCCAGGGCAACAGAAGCGCCATCGACCTGGCGCGGACCCTCTCCTTCAGCGGCGCCTCATGGGTGCTGGCGAACGATTCAGCGGGTTTGCAGGAGGTGTTGAAGGGCGCCTCGGAGGCCACAGACCTCAAGTTCGCCATCGTGCTCTCGCCGCAGGGCGAAATCCTGGCCTCCACCAGACCGGCCTACATCGGCCAGTTCTTCAGCGATGCGCCCAGCCAGCGTCTGCTGGGATTGCCTCCGAAACCTCAAATCCTCCTGGACCAGTCCGATCTGATCGATGTGGCCGTGCCCATCCAATCCGGCGATCGCCACATCGGCTGGGTGCGGGTGG comes from Holophagaceae bacterium and encodes:
- a CDS encoding glutaredoxin family protein, which encodes MVNASPLAGLDLQIYSAPWCGDCRRLDRWLAEQGLQIPKVDIESEEGAAERLEAGTGKRGIPYFLVGGKRWVRGYHKELPQRLDTDLLIRELLEAAKA